Within Streptomyces antibioticus, the genomic segment ATCGACAAGGCCCAGGGCATCAACATCAACCTGTGGACGGGCCTGGGCATGCTGGCCCTCGGTCTGTTCTTCCTGGCCTGGCTCTGGCTGCGCCCGACGGCCCACCCGACGCCGTCGCTGCCGGCGGAGAGTCTGGAGAAGGACGAACAGTAGGGGGCCCGGATGCCGAACGGGGCCGGTTCCGCCGAGCAGTACGGCGATTCCGGCCCCGTAGGGCGTCGAGGGGGCGTTACGTCAGCCGAGGAGGCCGCCCAGGAGGCCGCCCGACTGCTCCGTGCCGATGCCCGAGCCCGTCAGCGTGCCGCTGTCGTTGCCGTTCACACAGCTCTGCTGGATCGCGGTCGACTCCGTGAGGTTGCCGAGGAGCGGCAGGTTCAGGTTCGGGATGTTGATGAGCCCGTTGTTGATGGAGGGCTTGGTGGCGGCACCCTGGGTGCACTCGCGGCTGGAACCCCCGTCACCGGCGGCGGCGACACCCGCGCCGGCCATGCCGAGGCTGCCGATCATGGCGGCCACGAGAGCGACCTTGTGAAGCTTGCGCATTGCTTTCCTTTTCGCTTGTCAGACGTGTTTCGTTACAGAACGAAACGGTGCAGTTACGGACGGTATGTTATGCTTATCCGTTTTGCACCTCACCACGCCTAGGCAGCGCCGAGTTCACACCACACGAGCTTCCCGCGCCGCCCCAGCCGGGCGAGGGGCTGCCACCCCCAGGTATCGGCACAGGCCCGCACGATGGCGAACCCGCGCCCGCGCTCGGAGTCGACGAGCTTGCCGAAGTCGCCGGGCGGCTCGGGAGGCCGGGGGTCCCCGTCCCAGACCCCGACCTGAAGCACGCGATCGCGGTAGCGGACCCGGAGGGCGGCGGGTCCTTGCGCGTGCTGCACGGCATTGGAGACCAACTCCGAGACGAGCAGCTCGGCGGTCTCGGTGAGGTGGGGCAGGTGATGCAGGTCGAGGATGAGACGGAGGGTGCGACGACAGACGGTGACGGCGCGGGGGTCGGTGGGGATGTACAGGGTGTACTCCCAGGGGTCGTCGGTTTCGGGCATGGGTCAGCTCCAGGGCAGGGGGTGGGATATCGCCGCAGGGTGAGCGGCACGTCACCGACGGTAGGGCAATAATTTCTGCCTGTGCAAGCCGCTGCCGTAATCTGACACTCGAACGAGGCACAACCACAAGGACGTTGGGGAGCGCATGGCGGCGAGGAACCATCCCACGGCGCGACAGGTGCGCCTGGGGGCGGAGCTGCGGAAACTTCGCGAGGCGGCCGGGTTCAAAGCGCGCGAAGTGGCGGCGTTCCTGAACTCGACCTCGGCCCAGATGAGTCAGGTGGAGGCGGGCATCGCGGCGGTCAGCGCCGAACGCATCCGTCGCCTGGCAGCCCACTACGCCTGCACGGACGAGGCGTTGATCGACGCCCTGGCAGCGATGGCCGGCGACCGCACGCGCGGGTGGTGGGACGAGTACCGGGGAGTCCTCCCCCAGGTGAACCTGGATGTCGCGGAGGCGGAGCACCATGCGGCCTACCTGCAAGAGGTCGTCATCACCCACATTCCAGGACTGCTCCAGACCGCCGACTACGCCCGAGCCGTCTTCAGCTACATGCGTCCCGAACTGCCGGAGAGCGAGCTGACCCCTCGGGTGGAACACCGGATGCGACGGCACTCAGTCATCGAGGGAAACGCACCCACCCCGTACCTGACGATCGTCCACGAGTTCGCCTTGCGTGTCCGCGTCGCGGATCGGCGGACGTCGCTCGCTCAACTCCGCTGGATCCTCGACCAGATCGAGCAGGGCCACGCCTCGGTGCGTGTCATCCCCGTCGATCAGGACGGCTTCGGGGGTGCCGACGCGTCGATGATGTACATGGGCGGCCCGCTCGCCCAGTTGGACACCGGGCTCCGTGACACCCCGACCGGCACCCTGTTCATCGACGCGGAGGCCCAACTCAGCCAGCTCCGAACGCTCTTTCGTAAAGTGGAGAAGGCATCGCTGGAACCCACAGCGTCACGGGACTTCATCCACCGTCTGACCAAGGAGCTGTGAGCCGCCCATGAACCAGAACATGCGCTGGCAGAAGTCCACGTTCTCAGGCGGCGGCGAAGGCAACACGTGCATCGAACTCGCAGCGACCTGGCAGAAGTCCACGTTCTCCGACGGCGGCGAAGGAGACACGTGCATCGAACTCGGCGTCTCCCCCACCACCCTCCACCTCCGCGAAAGCGACACCCCGGGCACCGTTCTCACGACCACCCCGTCCACCCTCGCCAACCTCCTGGAAGGCATACGCGGCGGATCCGTGCCTACTCCGCCCGCGGCGCGCCCTTAGGGCGTGGGAGGAACTGGTCCGCGGCCAGCATGAGGATGCCGGTCAGGAGGAGCGCGCTGCCGGTCAGGGTGCCTGCCTGGCGGATCGCGGAGGTGTCCACCAGGAAGCCGAAGACGAGCTGCCAGCACAGGGCGAAGGCCGCCACCAGTTGGCCCGCGCCGTGGAGGCGGAGGCGGTGGACGTGGCGGCGGTTCCAGGGGAGGACCCAGCCGCGCGTGATCGCGGCGATGCCGGACGCGGCGAAGAGTGACGCCAGCAGCAGTATCGCCGCGATCAGGTACAGCTTCATGGCCTCTCCGTCCCCCGTCGTGATGATCAGCCTATCGTTCAATCGCGTACTACGGGACCCGCCCGGTCCAGCAGACCCGTGCGGGCGGCCAGCGCGGCCGCCTCCAGGCGGGAGCCGACGCCGAGTTTCATCAGGACGCGCTGGACGTGCGTACGGGCCGTGGAGGGGGCGATGCCCATGCCCGCGGCGATCAGGCGGGTGTCCTCGCCGTCGGCGACGCGGACCAGGACCTCGACCTCGCGCGGGGTGAGCATCTGCAGCAGCCGCTGGCCCTCGTCGTCCGGCTGGGCCGCGGGGTTGAGCAGCTCGCTGAAGGCGCCTTGGAGCAGTTGGGGGGCCACCGCCGCCTCACCGGCCCGCGCCTTCATGATCGCCCGCTCGACGCCCTCGATGCGCTCGTCGTGCCGTACATAGCCGGAGGCCCCCGCCGCGAAGGCCGCCGCGATGCCCCGCGGGCTCGGCACCGGGCCGAGGACCAGGACCGCCACCTGCGGACGCTCCCGCTTGATGCGGACCACCGGGTCGAACATGCCCGGCTCGGCCGGGGTCGCCGTACCCAGCAGGCACACCTCGGGTGCCCGGGTGATCACCAGCTCCGCCGCGCCCGCGGCCGGCGCCGCCGCGGCGAGCACCCGGTGTCCTCGCAGCTTCAGCGCCGAGGCCAGCGCCTCGGCCAGCAGGCGGTGGTCGTCGACCACCATCAGCCGCACTCCCATCGAGCCAACCCCCCAGTCCCCCCACGGAACACGACATGCATGGCACACGGACAAGGGGTGCCCCCCGGCACCCCGTCCTTCATGCCCCCGGAAGCTACACGCTTGTTCGACGTTGCGCTCCCCCTACCCATGAGAAGTGCCCCGGATCGCCGAAATTCCTCGTATTCGAGGGTGATGAGCGGTACGTGCACGGCCCCGCCCCTGAGCAGGGACGGGGCCGAAAGCCACAGAACTAGTACTACTAGATGATCAGTTGGTCCTGCCGAACGCCAGCGCCAGGTACTCCGGGTCGCTGGGCGTGGAGACATCGGCGTACACATCGGACATGAACAGCCGGCCGTCGGCGTAGATGAACTCGGAGTACTCCGGCAGCATGCCGGTCTCCGCGTCCACCGACTCCTTCGCGTCCGAGTTCTGGAGCAGCACGGTCTCCTTGAAGGAGCCGCCGTCGATGCTGACGACCTGTCCGCCCTTGTCGTACGGCGGCCGCTTGTAGGCGATCAGGCTGTTGCCGTCCATCCGCAGCGGGTAGATCGTGTAGCCGTCGCCCGCGTCGGCGCGCTGGCCGGTCTGCTTGCCGGTGGCCAGGTCGAACGCGACGATCTCGTTCGTCCGGCTGTACTCGGCGGTGCCGTCGTGCTCCTCGGTCGGGATGTAGATCCGGTCGTTGCCGACGGCCAGGCCCGAGCACTGCTCGATCCGCGTGATGCCCTCGCAGTCGGCCGCGAAGTCGTCGCCCGGCGCGGAGATACGGGTGCGCAGCTCGCCCGTCTTGTTGTCGATGGAGAAGAAGTCGGAGATCCCGCTGCCGTCACCGGCGCTGTCGCCGACGTCGGCCGCCACGACCAGCGGCTCGGTCGAGACGATGGACGCGTACTCGATGCCCTGGGTCATCTTGTACTCGGAGATCACCTTGCCGGAGACCGGGTCGATGGTCTGGACGTGGAGCTGGGGGTCGTCGTAGCCGCCGCACTTGCGCAGCGCCACGAGCTTGGGGCCGCCGCCGTACCCGGCGTCGTAGCAGGTGTCGCTCGTCTTCGGCGCCCAGAGCTGCTTGCCGCTGGCGATGTCGAAGGCGGCGCCGCCGTCCGTGCCGCCCACGGCGACGGTGTTCGCGCTGACGGTCACGTTGTCGAAGTCGATCTGGTAGTCGCCGGACGTCACCGACTTCTTCCAGAGCTGCTTGCCCGCGACCAGGTCGATCGCGGCGACCTGGTCGCAGCGGGCGGTGTCCTCCTTGCTCGCCTGGAACACGATCGCCGTGCGGTGGTCCTCGGTGGCGAACCGGCTGGCCTCGCACACCGGCCCCGGCAGCGGCACCGACCACAGCTTGGTGCCCTTGTCGAGGTCGTAGCCCGAGACCTCGCTCGCCCCGGTCTTCACATACGCCTTGTCCGTCAGCCAGGAGCCCCGGACGCTGATGTTGTCGTCCTTCTTGACCGGGGGCATCGGCACCTTGAAGAGCATCGTGGCCGCCGGGTCGCCGGGCGCCTTCTCCCCGCCGCCGGACGTGCCGCCGGAGCCGCCCTTGTCGTCGCCCTTGCCGCCCTTGGTGCCGCCGCTGCTCGCCGTGTCCTTCTTGCCGCCGCCACCGTCACCGGAGTTGGCGTACCAGATGCCACTGCCGACGATCAGCGCGATCGCCACGACCGCCGAGACGATGATCGCGACCTGCGCGTTGATCTTCTTCCCGCCGCCCGCGCCGGGGACCGGCTGGGCGGGCATGGGCAGGGTGGGCCCGCCCGGGTAGCCGTAGCCGGGGGCCGTGGCGGGCTGCTGGCCCGGGTAGCCGTAACCCTGCTGGCCGTAGCCCTGCTGACCGTAGGGGGACGGCGGCTGCGGGGACTGCGCGTACGGCGAGGGCGCGGGCGCCTGGCCCGGGTAGCCGTAGCCGGGCGCGGTCGGCGGCTGGGGCGGCTGCGGGCCGCCCGCCTGCGGATAGCCGTACGCCGGGGCCGGCGGGGTGGGCGGCGCGCCGGGCGGCACCTGGCCCGGGTAGCCGTACGCCGGCTGCGGCGGGGTGGGCGGGGCCTGCGGCGGCTGGGCGGGCGGGGCCGCGTTCTGGTGCGGCATCGGGCCGCCGCCCTCGGGGGTCTTGCTGAGCTGCGGGCCCGCGGGCGGGGCGGCCGGCGGCGCGAACGCCGGGGCGGACGGCTGTCCCGGCGGCGGCGTCTGCGGCGGGCCGAAGCCGCCCGCGGCGGCGGGCGCCTCGGGCGCGGCCTGCGGCGGGGTGTCCTGGGGCGCGTCGTCCGCGGCCCCCGTCCGCGCCGCGTCGTCCTGCGGTACGGCGTCCCGCGGCGGCGTGTCCTGCGGCTCGGGCGGGCCGAAGGCACCCGGCTGCGGGGCCCCTTGCTGCGGAGCGCCCTGCTGCGGGGGCTGGTCCTGGGGCGGCTGGTTCGGGGGCGGCTGCGTCATGGTGTGGGTACCTCGGGAAAGCTCAGACGTGCGGCGGGCTGGCGGACGGGGCGGAAACGGCGGCGGCGGGTCGGCGCACCAGGCCCCCTACTTGCCGTAGGCGAGCATCAGCTTCTCCTTGTCCTCGTCCCGGCCCGTCAGTCGTGTGGTCGAGATGTAGAAGCGCCCGTCGGCCCAGGCGATGTCGCGCGAGGAGAAGCCGCGCTCGATCTCGGTGGTGCCCTCGGGCAGTTGCAGCAGCTTCACCGGCTGGTGCGCGGACCCGGTCGTCGGGATCGACACGACCTGTCCGGGCTTGCTGTAGGACGCCTCCATGTAGGCGACGAGCTTGCCGCCCTCGACGGACACCGGCAGCATCGACGCGTCCCCCGGGGACTTCGCCCGCCACTTCTCCTTGCCGTTGGAGAGGTCGATCGCGACGATCTCGTTGGGGCCGGTGGTGGCGGAGGTCGGCAGGTACAGGGTGTTCGCGTCGGCGACCGCGCCCAGGCAGCCCTGGAGGTCGCGCTGGAGCAGGCCCCAGCCGCACTCGGGCGCGAAGTCCTCGTCGAAGGCGACCTGGGAGCGGAAGCCGCCGGTCGGCTTGAACGTGGCGATGTTCCAGGTGTTCTTGTCGCGGTTGGTGCTGTAGACGACCAGCGGGTCGACGGAGTAGGTCCGGGCGACCGTCCACCCCTTGTCGAACTTCTGGGTCCACTTGACCTTGCCGGTCGTCGGGTCCAGCTCCTGGAGTTCGTCGTGCTCGTCGGGCTTGGTCGCCGCGCACGAGGACACCGCGATCAGCCGGGCGCCGCCCGCGAACGCGCTCGGGAAGCAGGCGTCGCCGTACTTCTTCTTGTCGAACAGCTTCTTGCCGGTGCGCACGTCGTACGCGGTGCCGGACATCGAGCGGCCCACCATCAGGGTGTTGCCGGTGATCGACATGCCGATGCTGCTCGTGCTGTCGAACAGCGCGCCGTCGGCGACCTCGGCGGTCCAGCCCTTGGCGCCGGTGTTCAGGTCGATCTGCTGGAGCTGGTTGCAGTCGGCGCGCGAGGTGGTGCCGCTCATGTACGCGACGACGACCTTGTCGTCGGCCGTCTTCTGCGGGGTGACCGCGCAGATCTGCTGCGGGAACGTGATGGTGTCCCAGGCGGGACGGCCGTCGCCGACGGTGTAGCCGACGAGGTCCTTGTACGCCGCCTTCACCGCCGTCGTGGACGTGATCCACATGCCGGGGGCGTCCGCGCCGGAGCCGGGGGCGTCCGGGGCCTCCTTGTACCAGAGGACCTTCGCCTCGCCGGGCTTGCGGCCCTCGTTGAAGTCCTCGGACTCCTCGGCGCCGTCGCCGCTGCCGTCACCGGGGTTGACCGGGGACTCGCTCGCGGTGGCCTTGCCGTCGTCGCTCGGTCCCGCGACCGGCTTCTTCTTGCCGCCCTCGTCGTCGCCGCCCATGTTCACGGCGACCACGGTGCCGCCGATCACCAGCAGGGCGGCCACGGCCGCGCCCGCGATCAGGGCGGGGCGCCCCTTGAAGGGGTTGCGCGAACCGCCGCCGCCCGGCGGGACACCGGGTGCGCCGGGGAACTGCGGCGGCTGCGGGTAGCCGTATCCCGGCTGCTGCGGGGCGTAGGGGCCGGGCTGCTGGGCGCCGTACGGGCCGGGCTGGCCGTAGGGTCCGGGCTGCTGCGCGTAGGGGCCGCTCGGCTGACCGTACGGGCCGGGCTGCGGCGGCTGTTGCGGGGAGCCGTACCCCGGCTGGGCCGGGGGCTGGGGCGCGCCGAAACCGCCCTGCGGCGGGGTCGGCGGTGCCGGCGGTGGCACGGCGGACGGGGGCTGCGGCGGCTGGGCCGGGACCTGCGGCGGCTGGTTCTCCGGCGGGCCGAACCCGCCCTGCGGCGGCTGATTGGGCGGCTGAGCCATCAGCGTGCTCCCCCTTGTCACTGATTTTTAGCCAGCCCTTTGTATCACCCACCTACGACAGCCCAGCGGCCCTGTCCGCCCCTGTTCCCAAGGGCGGACCGGCCCGTGACGCCCTCGTTATGCGCCTTCACGCACCCTTCACGCGGCGCACGCGCCCCCGACGCACGCCCCTGAGTGCGGTCGGTCGGAGGGCGAGCGTGCCGCGCCGCGGACTACGCGTCCTCCGCCAGTTCCAGCCAGCGCATCTCCAGCTCCTCGCGCTCCCCCGCCAACGTCCGCAGCTCGGCGTCGAGTTCGGCGACCTTCGCGAAGTCGGTGGCGTGGTCGGCGATCTGGGCGTGCAGGGTGGACTCGCGTCCGGAGAGCTTGTCCAACTGCCGCTCGATCTTCTGGAGCTCCTTCTTGGCGGCGCGCTGGTCGGCCGCGCTCTTCTCGGTGGTGGCCGGCTTCGGCGCGGCGGCGGGGGCCGAGGCGGCGGCGGCCTCCTCCATCCGGGCCCGGCGCTCCAGGTACTCGTCGATGCCGCGCGGGAGCATCCGCAGGGTGGCGTCGCCGAGGAGGGCGAAGACGCGGTCGGTGGTGCGCTCGACGAAGAACCGGTCGTGGGAGATGACGATCATCGAGCCGGGCCACCCGTCGAGGACGTCCTCCAACTGGGTGAGGGTCTCGATGTCGAGGTCGTTGGTGGGCTCGTCGAGGAAGAGGACGTTGGGCTCGTCCATGAGCAGGCGCAGCAGTTGGAGGCGGCGGCGCTCACCGCCGGAGAGGTCGCCGACCGGCGTCCACTGCTTCTCCTTGTTGAAGCCGAACGTCTCGCAGAGCTGACCGGCGGTCATCTCCCGGCCCTTGCCGAGGTCGACGCGCTCACGCACCCGCTGGACGGCCTCCAGGACCCGCAGGTTCGGGTCGAGTTCGCCGACCTCCTGGGAGAGGTAGGCGAGCTTCACGGTCTTGCCGACGACGATCCGGCCGGCCGCGGGCTGCGCCTCGCCCTCGGTGCGGGCGGCCTCGGCCAGGGCACGCAGCAGGGAGGTCTTGCCGGCGCCGTTGACCCCGACCAGGCCGATGCGGTCGCCGGGGCCGAGGTGCCAGGTGATGTGCTTGAGCAGCACCTTCGGACCGGCCTGGACGGACACGTCCTCCAGGTCGAAGACGGTCCTGCCGAGCCGTGAGGAGGCGAACTTCATCAGCTCGCTGGTGTCGCGGGGCGGCGGCACGTCCTTGATCAGCTCGTTGGCGGCCTCGACGCGGAAGCGGGGCTTCGAGGTGCGCGCGGGGGCGCCGCGGCGCAGCCAGGCCAGCTCCTTGCGGACCAGGTTCTGCCGCTTGGTCTCCTCGGTCGCGGCGATCCGCTCACGCTCGGCGCGGGCGAAGACGTAGTCGGAGTAGCCGCCCTCGTACTCGTGGACGGCGCCGCGCTGGACGTCCCACATACGGGTGCAGACCTGGTCCAGGAACCAGCGGTCGTGGGTGACGCAGACCAGCGCGGAGCGCCGGGCCCGCAGATGGGCGGCGAGCCAGGCGATGCCCTCGACGTCGAGGTGGTTGGTCGGCTCGTCGAGGACGATCAGGTCCTGCTCGTCGATCAGCAGCTTGGCGAGCGCGATACGACGGCGCTCGCCACCGGAGAGCGGTCCGATGACCGTGTCCAGCCCCTGCGGGAAGCCGGGCAGGTCGAGCCCGCCGAAGAGCCCGGTGAGCACGTCCCGGATCTTGGCGTTGCCGGCCCACTCGTGGTCGGCCATGTCCCGGATGACCTCGTGCCGCACAGTGGCGGCGGGGTCCAGGGAGTCGTGCTGGGTGAGCACGCCCATCCGCAGCCCACCGGAGTGCGTGACCCGCCCGGTGTCGGCCTCCTCCAGCTTGGCCAGCATCCGGATCAGCGTGGTCTTCCCGTCACCGTTCCGCCCGACGACCCCGATCCGGTCCCCTTCGGACACACCGAGCGAGACACCGTCGAGCAGGGCACGGGTGCCGTACACCTTGCTGACGTTCTCGACATTGACCAGATTGACGGCCATTTCTCTCCTGCCCGGGGGGATCGATCGACCCTCCAGGGTAGTCGCGCGGACGACCGTCCGGTCGGGGCGTCCACGGGGGGCGCCTTCCGGGGGACCGGCCCGACCTGTGGCGGTCACGGGCGCCGGGCCGGCGGTCCGGTCGCGACGACGACGGCCGAAGCGGCGCCGTCCGGTCGGGGGCCGCACGGGTGCCCGTCTCCGGCGCCGCCCGTGCATGGGCGGCCTGTCGGCCCGTACGCCGTCGGCCACGACGGGCGCCACGTGGGGCGCGCGGGTGGAAGGCGTACGTGCGGGACGCGGACGGGGTGAATCGGCGCGCGTGCCGACGGTGCCGCGCGGCGGTCGGCGGCCGGGTCCGGGGACCGTACGGACGCGGTGGGGGCTGGGCGGATACATGGCACGAGCGGGGCGACGCGGCGCGCGTGCCGCCGATACCACGTGGCGGCCACCGACTGGGCCCGGGGACCGCACGAACGCGGGTGGGGGCGCGTTGTACGGCGCGGGCGGGGTGAATCGGCGCGCGCAAGCGATACCGCGCGACGATCGACGACTGGGCCCAGGTGACCGGCCCAAACCGTCCGGCCCCTCCGCGAGTGCCGCGCGGCGGCCGCCGACAAGACCCGGAAATCGGCCCTCGCGCGCGAGCACCGCCCACTGGATACCGGGCCGGATGCGGCGGCCCGCGTGTTCCCTGGCGCACAGGCACCGACCCGGGCGGCCCGGTCGCCGCGACCACGGCGGCGGAAGCGGTGCCGCGCGGGTGTCCGTCTCCGGCGCCGTCCGCTTCGCGGGGCGCGCGGCGGGACGGGGCGGCCCGGCCCCGTCAGGTGATGATCGTCGCGCCCGGGGCCGGGGCCGGGGCCAGGCGGACCGTGCGGCAGGTGGCCGAGGTGCGCAGGGCGTCGGCGATCTTCTCGGCGGAGGCCGCGTCGCGGGCCAGGTAGGCCGTCGTGGGGCCCGAGCCCGAGACCAGGGTGGCGAGGGCGCCGGCCGCGCGGCCCGCGGCGAGGGTGGCGGCGAGGTCGGGGAAGAGGGACAGCGCGGCGGGCTGGAGGTCGTTGGAGAGGTGGGCCGCGAGCGCGTCCGGGTCGCCCTTGGCCAGGGCGTCGAGGAGTTCGGGGGACGCCACCGGCTCGGGGATGTCGAGGCCCTCGCCGAGCCGGTCGAACTCGCGGAACACGGCCGGGGTCGACAGCCCCCGCACGGCCATCGCGAACACCCAGTGGAAGGTGCCGCCGACCTCCAGCGCGGTGAGCTTCTCGCCGCGCCCGGTGCCGAGCGCGGCCCCGCCGACCAGGCTGAACGGCACGTCACTGCCCAACTCGGCGCAGATGTCGAGGAGTTCCTCGCGGGACGCGCCCGTGCCCCACAGCGCGTCGCAGGCCAGCAGCGCACCCGCGCCGTCCGCGCTGCCGCCCGCCATCCCGCCGGCGACGGGGATGTCCTTGGCGATGTGCAGATGCACGTCGGGGCTGCGGCCGTACCGCTCGGCGAGCGTGATCGCGGCCCGCGCGGCGAGGTTCGTCCGGTCCAGGGGGACCTGGTCCGCGTCCGGCCCTGCGCAGGTGACCGTCAGCGCGTCGGCCGGGGTCGCGGTGACCTCGTCGTACAGGCCGACCGCGAGGAAGACGTTCGCCAGGTCGTGGAAGCCGTCCGGGCGCGCGGCACCCACCGCGAGCTGGACGTTGACCTTGGCCGGCACCCGGACGGTGACGCTCACTCGGACCCCTTGCTCTCGGCGATGCGGGCGAACTCCTCGACGGTGAGCGACTCCCCGCGCGCCTGCGGGGAGACCCCGGCGGCGACCAGGGCCGCCTCGGCCGCGGGCGCCGACCCGGCCCAGCCCGCGAGGGCGGCCCGCAGGGTCTTGCGGCGCTGGGCGAAGGCCGCGTCGATCACGGCGAACACCTCCCGCTGCGAGGCGCTGGTCTTCACCGGCTCGCTCCGGCGGACCAGCGAGACGAGCCCGCTGTCGACGTTCGGCGCGGGCCAGAAGACATTGCGGCCGATCGCCCCGGCCCGCTTGACCTCGGCGTACCAGTTGGCCTTCACGGACGGCACGCCGTACACCTTCGAGCCGGGCGCGGCGGCGAGCCGGTCGGCGACCTCCGACTGGACCATCACGAGGGTGCGGTCGATGCTCGGGAAGGTCGCGAGCATGTGCAGCAGGACCGGCACGGCCACGTTGTACGGCAGGTTCGCCACCAGCGCGGTGGGCGCGGGCCCGGGCAGCTCGGTGACGTGCATCGCGTCGGAGTGCACCAGCGCGAACCGCTCGGCGCGCTCCGGCATGCGCGCCTGGATGGTCGCGGGCAGCGCGGCGGCCAGTGTGTCGTCGATCTCGACGGCGGTGACCCGGTCGGCGGCCTCCAGCAGGGCCAGGGTGAGGGAGCCGAGCCCCGGCCCGACCTCCACGACCACGTCGTCCGGCCGCACCCCGGCGGTGCGGACGATACGGCGGACCGTGTTGGCGTCGATCACGAAGTTCTGGCCGCGCTGCTTGGTGGGCCGTACGCCGAGGACCGCCGCGAGTTCACGGACGTCGGCGGGGCTCAGGAGGGCGTCGGGGGTGGGGCTGCTCACGGGACAAGGGTACGGGGCGGTCGAGCCCGGCCTAGCCCTGCAAGCGTGCCCCGCAGTGCGGCCACGGGCTCGCGCCCCTGCGGACGTACAGCTTCTTCGCCCTGAACGTCTGTTCGGCCGCCGGTGCGTCCTGCGGGCGGCCCCTGCCGCCGAGGCTCTGCCAGGTGCGGGTGTCGAACTGGTAGAGCCCGCCGTACGTGCCCGAGGGGTCGACCGCGCCCGGCCGGCCGCCGGACTCGCAGGCGGCCAGGGCCTGCCAGTCGAGCCCGTCGGCGCCCCGCACGGAGGTGGGCAGCGGCTTGGTGCCGACCTTGACGAGCTGCGCGCGGGGCTCGCGGACGATCTCGGTCCGGATCCGCTTCGGCCGCTGCTTCACGCCGTTGACCGTGCGCACGGAGTAGGTGATCCGCCGCAGCCCGGCGCGGCCCGGCCGCTCCACCACCTCGGTGCCCTGGAACAGGGTGGGGTCGTCGGTGCGCCGCACGGCGTACGCGATCGCCTCGTCGTGCACCTCCTTGCCGCCGGTGATCCGCAGCACGGTGACGGTCTGCCCGTCGCGCGGGAAGCTGCCCGCCGGGACGGAGGTGGCGTCCTGGCCGCGCAGGGTGATCCCGGCCTCCTCGACCGCCTCGCCCACGGTCGCCGCGTTGGTGCGGATGGTGCGGGCCCGGCCGTCGGCCATGACGGTGACCGAACGCTCGGTGCGCACGTCGAGCGTGAGCCCGGCGCGCCCGATCCGCTGGGAGCGCGCGAGCGAGAGGTACGCGCCCTCCGCACGCACCCCGAGCTGCCGCAGCGCGCCCTCCACCGTGCGGGCGGTCGTCCACACCTCGCGCCGCTGCCCGTCCAGGGTGAGCCGTACAGGGCGCCCGTAGTG encodes:
- a CDS encoding ABC-F family ATP-binding cassette domain-containing protein, whose product is MAVNLVNVENVSKVYGTRALLDGVSLGVSEGDRIGVVGRNGDGKTTLIRMLAKLEEADTGRVTHSGGLRMGVLTQHDSLDPAATVRHEVIRDMADHEWAGNAKIRDVLTGLFGGLDLPGFPQGLDTVIGPLSGGERRRIALAKLLIDEQDLIVLDEPTNHLDVEGIAWLAAHLRARRSALVCVTHDRWFLDQVCTRMWDVQRGAVHEYEGGYSDYVFARAERERIAATEETKRQNLVRKELAWLRRGAPARTSKPRFRVEAANELIKDVPPPRDTSELMKFASSRLGRTVFDLEDVSVQAGPKVLLKHITWHLGPGDRIGLVGVNGAGKTSLLRALAEAARTEGEAQPAAGRIVVGKTVKLAYLSQEVGELDPNLRVLEAVQRVRERVDLGKGREMTAGQLCETFGFNKEKQWTPVGDLSGGERRRLQLLRLLMDEPNVLFLDEPTNDLDIETLTQLEDVLDGWPGSMIVISHDRFFVERTTDRVFALLGDATLRMLPRGIDEYLERRARMEEAAAASAPAAAPKPATTEKSAADQRAAKKELQKIERQLDKLSGRESTLHAQIADHATDFAKVAELDAELRTLAGEREELEMRWLELAEDA
- a CDS encoding 4-(cytidine 5'-diphospho)-2-C-methyl-D-erythritol kinase; this encodes MSVTVRVPAKVNVQLAVGAARPDGFHDLANVFLAVGLYDEVTATPADALTVTCAGPDADQVPLDRTNLAARAAITLAERYGRSPDVHLHIAKDIPVAGGMAGGSADGAGALLACDALWGTGASREELLDICAELGSDVPFSLVGGAALGTGRGEKLTALEVGGTFHWVFAMAVRGLSTPAVFREFDRLGEGLDIPEPVASPELLDALAKGDPDALAAHLSNDLQPAALSLFPDLAATLAAGRAAGALATLVSGSGPTTAYLARDAASAEKIADALRTSATCRTVRLAPAPAPGATIIT
- the rsmA gene encoding 16S rRNA (adenine(1518)-N(6)/adenine(1519)-N(6))-dimethyltransferase RsmA — protein: MSSPTPDALLSPADVRELAAVLGVRPTKQRGQNFVIDANTVRRIVRTAGVRPDDVVVEVGPGLGSLTLALLEAADRVTAVEIDDTLAAALPATIQARMPERAERFALVHSDAMHVTELPGPAPTALVANLPYNVAVPVLLHMLATFPSIDRTLVMVQSEVADRLAAAPGSKVYGVPSVKANWYAEVKRAGAIGRNVFWPAPNVDSGLVSLVRRSEPVKTSASQREVFAVIDAAFAQRRKTLRAALAGWAGSAPAAEAALVAAGVSPQARGESLTVEEFARIAESKGSE
- a CDS encoding resuscitation-promoting factor, with the translated sequence MSNSQYLPDARYAQPPDPEPYVGLHEAETLAYGVYAAPGAYDEAHRAGGPYGYEDTYRPAYEAAEPPPTLQLTDPLPPQRTVPDSEAPTLVGVGHAPGAGGRAARRRRRDAERPESALRRLLPQALVVAFLAGGTTAFVAEDKAVELTVDGTPRTLHTFADDVTELLAEEGVRVGAHDVVAPAPGTALTDGDEIAVHYGRPVRLTLDGQRREVWTTARTVEGALRQLGVRAEGAYLSLARSQRIGRAGLTLDVRTERSVTVMADGRARTIRTNAATVGEAVEEAGITLRGQDATSVPAGSFPRDGQTVTVLRITGGKEVHDEAIAYAVRRTDDPTLFQGTEVVERPGRAGLRRITYSVRTVNGVKQRPKRIRTEIVREPRAQLVKVGTKPLPTSVRGADGLDWQALAACESGGRPGAVDPSGTYGGLYQFDTRTWQSLGGRGRPQDAPAAEQTFRAKKLYVRRGASPWPHCGARLQG